The Meriones unguiculatus strain TT.TT164.6M chromosome 18, Bangor_MerUng_6.1, whole genome shotgun sequence genome segment GACATAGAATGGTGTGTCTACCTGAGTGGAGTGGCCTTTCTTAGCCAGGAATGTTCTCACAGATTGAACAGTGCATCCGGGTACAATGtcactgtcaacttgactcaCTACAGTAaacagacaaggaaagagtggTAGCGGAAGAAAAGAGCGGCACCTGGAGAAACAGGGCAGCAAGATGGGTGGGATCAAGAGATAAGATGGAGTGTGcatcagggtcagccgctttggacccagagaagagcatgtctgattgcatgcgggttgatgccccaggtcccgcctctgagaaaaaggtatcagacgggtctgatgctctttgggtggatgacacctaaatgaacatcggtacaaagtcccaatttatatctaatatcggagatcagacctctactcttgcctgatgcgtctaaaacaaaaaggggaaactgtagagagctgcggaatgctatgccttaaagatggagctggcttccgccttccaccttcccgatggtgagtgctctctgtcacgaacaattccacatttggctaaagctgaggatctggcttgcttccatgtatgtggacctacctgcattgcccacgtggcacgcctgggttggctacccagaagctatttaagctgtgggctggctttccctagggtccgaggattgttcaaggttcctgaataaactgcattgaaaaaaaaaaaaaaaaaaaaagatggagtgTGCAGAGTGAATGTTGTGTTGTTTTAGCCCTGTGGTGCCTTTCATCATTTATTCTTCAAATCAGGGTCTTTTGCTGGAGCAACAACTCAGTGgtgaagaacactggctactcttccagaagacctgggtttgatcctcagaacccatatggcagctcacaactgcctttaactcTAGGCCCAAGGGATGTGACACTCACATCTGGCCTCTAGTGATAttgcatgcacagacatacatgaagaaaaacacccatacatacaaaaataaataaactctccAATCAGTGCCCTTTGTTTCCACCCTAGCACTCTGTCCCTGCCTGATTTCCATGCACTAAAGTTTAGTTTCATATCCCATCATCACTCTTTGTTCCCCGAAAatccaaaacagacaaaaaatgaaaaccaatgcactttaaatatttactgagcagCCATCCACTGCCTCCATGCTGTGGCCAAATCACAGGCGATAAGGTGGAAGCATGGGGCTTCATGGAACTGCTGCCTTCATGGAACTTCCCTTCTCACAAATAAATATGGTTTCCACTGAGTTGTAATAAATATGCAAATCCACTTTGTGAATTAGTCACAGCATTCAAAGGTGCCTCCCATCACTGTCATTTGGTCTGATGAAGAATAAAGTCTGAAGAGAAGGCTGAGCCAACAATGGGGTCCATGGCCAAAAGTCTGAAGTGCCCTGAGGATAGCACAATGGCTTGAAATGGCATGGGGAACAAATGATGAAGTTATCTTGATTGACAGTCAGAGCCGGTAGAATTTTTGTATCCAGGACAGGAGGATGTCCACTTCCCCAAAGGCTTTCACCAAGGCTGTTTCTGTGTCTATCTGCGGCAAATGGTCAGGTATGTTAACTATGACAATAGTTTTCTTCCAACCTGGCTTGCCTGAAATAGACCTGCCTCCAAATTAGCTGCATCACCTGTGGAATGACCTCTGGTAAATGGATCCACCCATCACTTGTACCCCATGTGTTTGTTTCCAAGGTGAGGACAAAGAGGCCACTGAGTAGTAGGCAAAGGGCCAGAGATGACACCTGGAACATAAGAACCATAGGGTTTAACCTAGGGAAGATGTAGTTAAGTCACTAAGTGGATAAGAAATGAGCCCGTGTTTGCATTACACCATGTATTTGGAAACTGATATATCTGTTCCTCCATAAAATCAAGGATGTTTTCTTGGAGCGAGAGGGCACTAGGGTTGCAATTTGGATTTTCTTTGGTGTGTTAATTTAGAGAGATGTAATAGAAGTTTCCATATATTTTCCTCATAAATGAGTCCATTTGAACATTGTAGAAATGATGCAAGTGtgttggaagatgacttttcaAACTTTTTTTCTCAATTCTGACATCAGGAACATGTAAAGATCTTTCTCTTAGGGAAAGCTTTCAATGATGAAATCTTTGTAAGAAGATACAATAGCATTTCCACTTGAAAACTtaacagggggaaaaaaaccactTAGGCTTATGCAAAGCAAATGTTTATTTTTGCAAATATATCTGTCTTCCAATTCAAATCAGGTAGGTTTGGGAACTAAAAGTAGGCCCAAAGGAAGTGCCTACTTTTGGTTCTGCTTTAGGTTTGGGGCACTCCCATTTGACACTTCAAGCTTGTCTGATTCTGTTAGGTAGGCAGGCTCCCAGCTCCTGGCCTTACCTGTTTGAATGCTCTTCGGAACACCAAAAACCGCTGATGCGCACTCTGACTAATAGAAGCCATGTCACTGTCcctctgtatatacatatattaaaaaaaaaaaagtattcctaAAGTTAGATCAGAGTGGAGGTTAGCTCCTCCTGAGCTTCCTGGCGAAACAGGTCAGGGTTCCCCGATCCTGCAAGGACTGAGCTGAGTCCTACACTTTCCAGGAAGCCCAATTCCTAGCGTATGGCAGGGCTGTATCTTTCCTCACAACAGTCTGTCTCTATAGGTAGAGACATCACCCCAGTTTATAGATAACAAAACTGAAGCCCAGAGAGGTTGAGCACCTTGCAAGGGTTCCCTGTCTGATGAGGGTAGATACAGACCTAAACCTATAACCTTTTTCCATGATACTCAGGACTCTTTAACTAACATCCAGGACTGGATAAATGGAGGGGCAGATTCTCAAGCACACCATTTCCCAGGCTCCAGCCATGATTTACTCACACTGGGCTGCAGTTTTGACACGATAACAATAAAGTTGTTGGCCAAGGTGGAGAATGACTTCAAGATCTTGAATTTGGCTATTCTGCTGTGGTAGTTTTTGAAAACAGTGTTCAAGTAGAAGTTCAGCAGACTGTGGACAAGGTAACAGCTCTCAGCATCCTGGGAAAGAAGCAAATTATTGAGGCCTCTGCCAATCCTGGCCCTAAAGGGAAAAGCCATGTGCCCCCCAAGGCAAGATGAACAGGACAGGGTCTCTTTGGAAATGATGGTGGCACTAGATAGATCTGATGGGTGGCAAGAGTCTTGTGGAGCAGCTTGTGATCTGCAGCCAGAGCTGCAACCCCGGAAAGGAGTTACCCACCAAGGTGACTCAGCCATCCCAGATACCAGCCTGGTCCTGAGGACTCCTGGCTCACCACCCGTGTCATATCCCTTTTTTTCTACTATATGGCCTCATTAACATGATGGATCCTGAAAAGCATCTCCACTGGGACTTTGTGGTTAGAAGGAAATTGGCTGGAAGGAGAAGTGTAAAAAACCTGATGCCCTTGATAACAGCAAGGGCTACCTGGCTCTTTCTGCTGCTGAAACTTGGCACCTCTCAGGGATCAGTCTGTTCATACTCACAGACCGTCTAGACAGATGGGAAGAAGATAGTAACAGgtgagagaaaagaatgaaagtggAAGGCCAGCTCACTTCAGTAGATGCTCACTGTATTTCCATAACCAAAAGAAAGATGGTGGGCAAGTATCTAGCTTAGTGAAAAACGATGTTTATGATAGACTTCAATTTCTACCTCCCCATACCCATAGAGAAATAACCCCAGACAGAGACCCTACCTCTTTCCAGCTCTGCCCTGCATACAGTATCCTCAGGTCAGAAGGGAAAGACTCCCATGACCCCCTCTTGGAGATCTATCCCCTTCCCCACTGATTACCGAGACATTCTGCAGGACCTGTGGCTTCAACAGACGAACACTTGTGATGTCATCCTGAGTTTGCTTTggtaacagaaagaaaagatgcCTCCAGGTTAGGAATCTTTGTAGGAGTCAGTCTTGTTGATATTCTATCCCCAGCTCCAAAATCTATCCCATCAGTGAGACTCAGAGACGAGGACCCAGGAAGGGATAATGAGCTAGATCTTGGGGGAGGGGTACAAGTCTGCACTACAGAAAGCCACTAAGCTTACTCATCCCAAAGGGGCACATGAATCCTCCACGGGTTCTTAGAGCCTGACCACAGACTGGAGAAGGGACCTCTGCTTCCTTTGGTCATATGAGACACAAGGAAATAATCCATCCAACTTTAAGACATATGAAGGGTCTGGCTCATCTCCACACTCCACATGGGAAGCAGATGGAAGCAGGGTGGTTGTACCTGGGAGCTGCCTCTTGTTCTGGGAGGACTCTCCAAAACCCTGATTCTCATCCTGCTCCTTGAACCAAGAGCCAAAAACCCACCCAGGATGAAGCTGAACCGCCCAGGGGGTCCTTTACTCCCTTTGGGCTCTGCTTCCTTTACTGGAGGCTAGCCACAGATGACTGAGCCTCAGTGTCTTCACATGTAACATGGGGCATATTAAGTCTCCCGACCCAACAGAGTGCTTATGTAAGAAACTGGTTAAGCAAACTAAAAAAGGATCCACAATCCTGaaaaagtatacacacacacacacacacaaacacacacacacaaaccactaTGAAAGCACCCAGGGCAAGCCTCTACTTACCACAGTGTTCTTCACAGTCCAGAAGGCTTCCCACAGTTCTGAGAGAACCACCCCTTCCACACGACAAGATCCAAATCGGAACTCTTGACCCTGGAGCCCTGGCACTTGGTTCCAGACAAGGAGGATTAGGATCAGGCAGGGGAGAATCTGTAGTCCTGAGCTCATTTGTGTGGAAAAAAAGGCCAGTATTCCTGCTGATAAAAGGGAGGCTTTACCCTGAAGTCAACTTCTGACCCCAAATAATGCTTTTGGAGATGGTACAGGCCAACCTTAGGAGCACACAAATGGGGCGCTTGAGGCTGGAGAAACGCTGTGGTTTGAATGCCTCACCAAAACTCATATTTAAATTCATGCCCTCCTGTGAGGTCTGTAGAGGCAGGACCTTTAAGAGGGGTCAAGTCACCAGATCTTTGCCCTCTTGCATGCATCCACGAAGCCAGTGAAGCCAGTTTAGCTCTGCTTTGGCTGCACCTTCTTGCCCATGCACTGTCTAGGACTATGCAGACTAGCCTTGGGACCACCGACCAAAACGACGGAAAAATTATCACCTCTAATCCTTGCCCGCATTCAGGACTGTGAAACAAACATCTTTCCTTACTAAGCTATTCAGCATCTGAGGTCCTGTTAGAACAATAAAAATGGTATTAAGACAAGAGAGATCCCAGGCAAGAAAACTACAAACCTTGCAGGGTGCACTGGAGTGGAGCAAGGGTCTTTTCACACTCCACCTCACAGCTGCTGCTAGGCCTCCTCTTTGGCCTCCCCTGTATTCATCAGCCTCCACACACCCACATCTCCCCCGACCCCACCATCAAACTTCTCCTAACAAAAATGAGaccaaaagagaggaagaaaaattcGTCCAGAAACACATCACGAGATTCGAAACTCAGGAGGAGAAAGAGCTCACTTCCACCTTTGACTTCTAGGACCTGCCTTTGAGTCACCGGGGCTGACTTAAGCTGGTCTATTTCTCCTTCCAGGAGGCAAGCAGCCCTGTGCTCAACACAAGGTAGCCCATGCCCATAGGGAGAGGCCAGAAGGCAAGTCTGGGTCACACACTCAACTCTTCCACCTCAGTTGGCAGACTTTCTCCTAACTCTAAGAACTGATCTTTTCAGTAAGTGAAACCAGAAAAGTGAGTCATTTTCAAAAGCCTTCTGTGAAGCACAAATTGGGAATGACTGGCCCTCAAGCAGGAATCAGCACCGTGCCTGCCTCTGTGACTACCACAGAGAACCGTTTTCCacgcctttctttctctttgtttttcatcTCTTCTCTGTACTTTCCCCTGCCCCATTTTCTCTACAACGTAGAAGAGCCTTTTTATTCACATATTTTCctcacacctaaagaagctgttTTCTGATCTCAGAAGGgcagagagagtcagagaaatTGGCTTTGGAATGAGTATTAACACCTGGGATAGGAAACAGTTACCCAAGGCCAGAGTCCATTGTCAAAAATCTTCCCGTTCTCTTCTTTCAAATGCCATAGGCTTCAAAGCTTCTCTTGAAGTTTGCCCCTGCTCTTCCTCCCATCCATCCCCACTTTTTTTTGGTGTTAACTTGGAGTAAGTATAAGCAACTTctcattcagtttttttttccttatctaaACATCCAAAGGGTTGATCTATGCCAATCTGCCATTAACACccctttcccccattcccaatCAAGGCAACAGCTTGATGCTTCAGCGCAAAGGCTGTAGGAAGCCCCACCACTCACCTAGGGTCCTGAAGTGATGCTGGAGGCTGCTGTTTGAAGGTGGCTGGTCCTTTTTGCCACAGGTAAAGTGGGGCAAGTTCCCTCAGCAGCCACTGGTAGACGATATTTTTGTGGGTAGAAAGCTTCTGTCTCAGCTGTGGAAGTGATTAAGGCTTGGGGAGCTATATATAAGGGGGCTggcagggaggggcagggggagAGAGGAATGTGGGGGAAGGGAAAGTGGTTTCCGTAGAAAATCACTTCACCACTGCCTAGTCACCCTCTGCTCTTAGACAATGGCAAAGATGCAAAATCAGCCCTCAGGGGAGATGAAGTCTGGGACTGACTTCCCAACTTCTTTGAACTGCAGTTCCTACATCTACAGAATGTAATACATGTAGTCAGCCTAGTGGTACATGactcatcccagcacttgggaggcataggcaggggGATCAGAGGTTCAGGGTGATTcttggctacacagtaagttcaagaCCTATCTGAATTACATGAGttcctctcttaaaaaaaaaaaaaaaaaaaaaaaaagagtctggtCTACTTTTCCTAGAGAAAAGGTACAAAAAGCAATACAGAAGTACTTGGTAAATTCTCTACACATCTAAACATACCCTTGCTAAGCAAAGTGTACCCGTCTATTATatggtatactatcatataatagTGTGATGAGGCAGTAGCCCAGAGACTAAGGCTAGCCCATCaatacattcctttaatcctcGAGACCAGGAATTTTAGGATTTCCTGACTTGCAGCCACCCATAGTCTGGGGTTAAAATCACCCCAAGTATATCTCTTCTTAAGCACTAGGAAAAGAATGTGTGCATGAACAGGCCTACAAATGTGGGGGACCCTGACCCCCTGGTAAGCTAGCCCAGAACTAGGCTCCATGATAGAAGCACCAGTAGAGGCAAGAGACATGACCCTATCTCCAGCTAGCAAGGTGTTCAGGCATTAGCTGAAGCCAGGGCATGTCCAAAGACATACCCAGAACTTGGGCATACAGAATGCCCACCTTGGAAGCACACAAGGAACAAGAGAAAGCACAGCAAGCGCAGTCACAGAAGCCGAGGGTATACTAGCCCCTCATGGGAACGGGCACTTCCCCTGAGAGCAGGACAGACTGAGAGGGCCAGTGGAGGGGTGGGGTAGCTTGATTCAAGCACTTGCTATAAGTATTTGCCCATATTCTGGAGGAACACAGTTTGGGAAACAGTGGATTCTGCAGTCAAAGGTTAGCAATCTGCAGGCTGGGGCCAGATCTGATAGGTCACTGCTCAGCTGCAAACATCTTATGTCATAAAAAtagctttacatttttttaaaataaatgacaagaaaaaattagaagaaaaataatttgttgAAAAATGATGTGTGAAATTCCAGTTTCAAATATGTGTTAGTAGGACACAGCTATGCCTTGTCTGGTTGGTTGGGAAAGCAGCAAGATGTTAAACTGCAGCAAGTGAGACCAGAGGTCCACAAAGCCCACAACATCCACTCTGTGCCACTTTGCAAAAAGTTTGCTGCACTGTGCTGGAAATTACAAGCATCTCCTTAGGCCTGAGCTCAAGCAAAAGAAATGGGCATCAAAGCAACACAAGAGGCAGGATTACAGACAAAGCGCAGACTGTTGGCAGAGCTGGGGAGAAGACCAGTCTTCTCCTCAGGGCACACACACTGTCCTGCTTATGTCTTATTCTCAGCCAGCAGCCTGCTCTGTTCCCCACTTAAGTCCTCTGTCTCTGGAGATACTTTCTTGCCAAAAGCAGAGACTCTATCACACTCCCTTTTCCCCCTTCAGGCTACCAGTCCTCCTGTCAAAATAATTCAATAATTACGTCCTAgttgtaattttaaaacaaacaaacaaataaaccacatAGCTCAGGAGCTAAAGCGAGGCTGtaatttacttttcatttattCCCTACATGATTCTTAAAACCTATTTTCCATTTTTGGATGAAGAAGACAGGTTAAGAAGGGAAACAATAGAAAAGGAGGGAACAACTAGCcaggcagggcaggaagctgaggaGCCCTGGCCCTGCTACTGTTCCAACCATCTGTTGATGGACTGGGCGGGCGGGCTGAGGAACCATGTTGGTTCCTGGGCAGGCTGAAATAGTGGCAGAAGGCTCCATGATACTGGCATGGCTCTGTCTGTGGAAAGAAGAGTGTAATTCTCTAATTTTGATAGGCCAATCTCAGGTGAGCCTGTCATCATACTATTTCCTGATAAGGAAGATGAGAAGAGAATACAGAGGCCCTAGCTCAAGCCTCTTGATTCTGACTCCAGCCTCCAGCAATAGCAACCCTGGCTTCCCTGTGTGAGCTGTTCAGATGCAACCTCAGCCTTGTCctcatttccataacagagttCCCAGTGGGCCATGGGAACAGAGTGGAGCACAGTCGTACCCGAGAGTGTGGTCTATGAGCAAGTGCCAGCACCTGTTGATTGAACTGCACGGTACCAAGCCGTTTCTGAAGCTACTGAGTCAGAACTTTCAGTTTAAGAGACAGCTCAGGTGGTTCTCATTACATTTTGAGAAGTGAGTACctaaagcatctgaaagacttgtCCCAGTGTCTTCCATGTAGAAACCATTTAGGGTCAAGGGGTCCAAATTGAGGGAGAAAGAACTAAATCAGGGAATTTGGTGGATGGTTTTGTCACTACGATTCTGTGGGCAATGTTTGGGAACATGTTTTGGATGTCCTAACTGGTGGATACTGCTAGCATGTAGTGGAATGGGCAGGCTGGGAGTGCTACTGAGCCCCTGCAGTGCAagcctcttccctcttcagagagaaTGGTGTCACCCCAAACACCTTAGAAAGGTGCAGCAGCCTTAGGAAGTAAAAACATTAGACAGTAAGTCTCCTCCCATTTCATTCCCCCTCCATGCTCCTCTAAAACCacaaagaaggagaaggggactCAGCCACTGTGGAGCTGAGTCCCTCTCTGCTTCAGGAGGCAATAAAAAGCTCACTAACCCTGAACTTCCCCTTCCCAatgagtgaaaaaacaaaaacaaacaaaaaacaccctgCAGGAGGAAGGTAATGATCATGTAAATTAGAATTTCTTGAAAGCCAAAAGATAGGAGAAAGTTATGTCATTATTTTTCTTCCCATGAGTTGAGCTTAGTCTTTATTTTAAGATGTTTAGCCTCTCTGATGGGAAAGCTCATGTGGTAATGGATGTGGGATGCCTGGACATCTTGTGAGCCCTTTGCCCTGTCTCTGTAGATTTAGGGCAAGAGGGAAAgtcttttggattttttgttcaacctctcctctcctctctttctaaATAGAGTTTCACTAACGTctacaggctggccttaaactctcagTTTCTGCCCGGGTTCCCAAATGCTAGAGTTACTATGAGAACAGTTTATGTGAAGTGTTCACAAAAGTCAAATCTACAAACCCAGGGAACAGACTAGTTACCCAGAGCTGGGAACTGGGGTAGAGTGGGTGTGGGGAGGAATGAGTGCTAAAGAGCACACTGTTTGTGTTGAGGATGAGCAGAATGTTCTGGTTATGCATGTTAAAGCAATCAAGTCCTACACTGTAACAGGTGATCACGGAGTCACCTCCAAGGTTGCTTTTTCTAAAGAAATGGAGGGGTGAGAGgatagagaaagggagggaggaggtagACAGAAAGAGGAGGCTTCAATGAAAGTGAGATATATCTCATTCTCATAATCACTagtgtcaataaaaaaaaatgccaccttTTTTCCTTGTGTCCCATCCATTCTCCCCACCTACAAGTTACGTTTTAGATTCCCATCCATTCTCCCCACCTACAAGTTACGTTTTCCCCCTCTCTGGAGCTCCTATGGACAACAATTGTTCATCTTTGTATCATCAATGTCATCCTTTAAGTCTTGAATTTTATCCATCTCGGAATTCCCTTCTGGTATGTAAGTTTAGTCAGCACTGCTGGATGAGGAAATATATGACTGATATGACAtcatctcttctcttctctggctcacaacttttttttaacttttttattaactacactttattcactttgtaccccccataaaccccttcctcctcccctctcggtcccaccctccctcccccttcttcacgcatgcccctccccaactccactgataggggaagtcctcttctccttccttctgatcttagtctatcagatcacatcaggagtggctgcattgtcatcttctgtggcctggtaaggctgcttccccctcagggaggagatgatgaaagagcaggccaatcagttcatgtcagaggcagtccctcttcccattactatgtaacccacttggacactgaactgtcatgtgctacatctgtgcaggggttctaggtcatctccatgaatagaccttggttggagtatgagtctctgggaagttccttgtgttcaaattttctggctctgttgctctccttgtgtggttcccatcctctccagctcttactatttcccacttcttacataagattccatgcactctgcccaacagttggccataagtctcagcgtctgctttgatagtctgcagggcagagcctttcagaggccctgtgtggcaggttcctaggttgtttcctgttttcttcttcttcttcttcttcttcttcttcttcttcttcttcttcttcttcttcttcttcttcttcttcttcttcttctgtccaacctctttgcctttcaggatggggaatgagcgttttagtcagggtcttctctcgtgcttagtttctttagatgtacagtttttagtaggtttatcctatgatatatgtctatatgagtgagtatataccatgtgtgtctttctgcttctgggatagctcactcaggatgatcctttctaggtcccaccatttacctgcaaatttcatgatttccttacttttcattgctgagtaatacttcattgtgtagatgtaccacaatttctgcatccattcttcagttgaggggcatctgggctgtttccagcttctggctattacaagtctCCTGACTTGAGACAAAAGCCTGGTAGCTTAAAGCAAAGACCTTGTGGACTTTTTCTTCTACCAATAGTCTTCCTGCT includes the following:
- the Il24 gene encoding interleukin-24 isoform X2, which gives rise to MSSGLQILPCLILILLVWNQVPGLQGQEFRFGSCRVEGVVLSELWEAFWTVKNTVQTQDDITSVRLLKPQVLQNVSDAESCYLVHSLLNFYLNTVFKNYHSRIAKFKILKSFSTLANNFIVIVSKLQPSRDSDMASISQSAHQRFLVFRRAFKQIDTETALVKAFGEVDILLSWIQKFYRL
- the Il24 gene encoding interleukin-24 isoform X1; the protein is MSSGLQILPCLILILLVWNQVPGLQGQEFRFGSCRVEGVVLSELWEAFWTVKNTVQTQDDITSVRLLKPQVLQNVSDAESCYLVHSLLNFYLNTVFKNYHSRIAKFKILKSFSTLANNFIVIVSKLQPSRDSDMASISQSAHQRFLVFRRAFKQVSSLALCLLLSGLFVLTLETNTWGTSDGWIHLPEVIPQVMQLIWRQVYFRQARLEENYCHS